One part of the Sporosarcina ureae genome encodes these proteins:
- a CDS encoding GNAT family N-acetyltransferase, whose protein sequence is MSKMSLVPHNKIYVKSMSSLSSAPQVKDALGLTDDQTSLEGTIGFIEFIQEQEKLGKQYSRVILDETENLIGVITLKDIDNINKTSHIGTWIGHQYWGQGYNLLAKKKILYKAFTELNLDYVFAGAKISNLRSMKSQEKLPFMRIEVQNEFPDEHKKLESEVNSPCILNVVEKEKFLKWYSETE, encoded by the coding sequence ATGTCCAAAATGTCATTAGTTCCACATAATAAAATTTATGTAAAATCTATGTCATCACTTTCGTCAGCACCTCAAGTAAAAGATGCGTTGGGACTTACTGATGACCAAACTTCACTTGAAGGAACTATCGGTTTTATCGAGTTTATTCAGGAACAAGAAAAACTGGGAAAGCAATATTCAAGAGTCATCCTTGATGAAACCGAAAATTTAATTGGGGTAATAACACTAAAGGACATTGATAATATCAATAAAACTAGTCATATCGGTACTTGGATAGGACATCAATATTGGGGACAAGGCTATAATTTATTAGCAAAAAAGAAAATCTTATATAAAGCATTTACGGAATTGAATTTGGATTATGTGTTTGCTGGAGCTAAAATTTCTAATCTACGATCTATGAAATCTCAAGAGAAGCTCCCTTTTATGAGGATTGAAGTCCAAAATGAGTTTCCAGATGAACATAAAAAATTAGAATCAGAGGTTAATTCCCCTTGTATTTTAAACGTAGTGGAAAAAGAAAAATTTTTAAAATGGTATTCAGAAACAGAATAG